A section of the Naumovozyma dairenensis CBS 421 chromosome 5, complete genome genome encodes:
- the FUN12 gene encoding translation initiation factor eIF5B (similar to Saccharomyces cerevisiae FUN12 (YAL035W); ancestral locus Anc_7.50): MAKKGKKNQPQDWEDELGEDIVSQSEPVTTTEENTPVPDEGNGPQEAEEAGPGDFMSTLKKSKKKLDKKVTDEDEGGKNGGGKPVLKSKKEKEKEKKEKEKQLKKEQAAKKKAQQQAQKEKNKELNKQNLEKVKEEKNKKSSSPESDEGEKKASSTKKAAKKVPAGLAALRRQLELKKQLEEQERLEREEEERLEREEEERVANEEKEKEASKQAKKEKEKAKREKLKAEGKLLTRKQKEEKKLLERRRAALLAAGNVKVAGLDKKNGTENGEAPKSKKVVYNKKKKRTTTDETSKESSHGTKGAEKKSTETNEAEEVLIDDWENLALDEDEEETPTAEGSENVTENEIIENGEKEEEGEEEIEEIVRTEAPVVKASASSGNKKDLRSPICCILGHVDTGKTKLLDKIRQTNVQGGEAGGITQQIGATYFPIEAIKQKTQKMAQYEKQTFDVPGLLVIDTPGHESFSNLRSRGSSLCNIAILVIDIMHGLEQQTIESIKLLRDRKAPFIVALNKIDRLYDWKTTPNNSFRDSFDQQSRAVKDEFETRLSNIQVALAEQGLNSELYFKNKNLAKYVSIVPTSAVTGEGVPDLLWLLLELTQKRMSKQLMYLSHVEATILEVKVVEGFGTTIDVILSNGYLREGDRIVLCGMNGPIVTNIRALLTPQPLRELRLKSEYVHHKEVKAALGVKIAANDLEKAVSGSRLLVVGPEDDEEDMMDEVMDDLTGLLDSVDNSGKGVTVQASTLGSLEALLDFLKDMKIPVMSIGLGPVYKRDVMKAGTMLERAPEFAVMLCFDVKIDKEAEQYAEQEGIKIFNADIIYHLFDAFTAYQEKLLEERRKDFLDYAIFPCVLQTLQIINKRGPMIIGVDVIEGELRIGTPICAVKTDPTTKEKNILLLGKVSSLEINHQAVTEVKKGQTAAGVAVRLEDPSSQQPIWGRHVDESDTLYSMISRRSIDTLKDKAFRDQVSRGDWLLIKKLKPVFGIE, encoded by the coding sequence atggcTAAGAAGGGAAAGAAGAATCAACCTCAAGATTGGGAAGATGAATTAGGTGAAGATATTGTTTCACAATCTGAACCAGTCACCACTACTGAAGAAAATACACCAGTTCCAGATGAAGGAAATGGTCCACAAGAAGCTGAAGAAGCTGGTCCTGGTGATTTCATGTCTACTTTGAAGAAATCTAAGAAGAAGTTGGATAAGAAGGTGactgatgaagatgaaggtGGTAAGAATGGAGGAGGTAAACCTGTTTTGAAATCTAAGAAGgagaaggaaaaggaaaagaaggagaaggaaaagcaattgaaaaaggaaCAAGCTGCTAAGAAAAAGGCTCAACAACAAGCTCagaaggagaagaataaagaattgaacaaacaaaatttggaaaaagttaaggaagagaaaaataaaaagagtTCGAGTCCTGAAAGTGATGAAGGTGAAAAGAAAGCTTCTTCTACAAAGAAAGCAGCCAAGAAAGTTCCAGCTGGGTTGGCTGCATTAAGACGTCaattagaattaaaaaaacaattggaagaacaagaacGTCTAGAAagggaagaagaagaacgtcttgaaagagaagaagaagaacgtGTGGCCAAcgaagaaaaggaaaaggaagcTAGTAAGCAGGctaagaaagaaaaggaaaaggcTAAAcgtgaaaaattaaaggcTGAaggtaaattattaactaGAAAGcaaaaggaagaaaagaaattattagaaagaAGACGTGCTGCCTTATTAGCTGCTGGTAACGTTAAAGTTGCTGGGTTAGATAAGAAGAATGGTACTGAAAATGGTGAAGCACCAAAATCAAAGAAGGTTGTttacaacaagaagaagaagagaacTACTACTGACGAAACCTCTAAAGAGTCTTCCCATGGCACCAAGGGAGCAGAAAAGAAATCTACAGAAACTAATGAAGCTGAAGAAGTGTTAATTGATGATTGGGAAAACTTAGcattagatgaagatgaagaagaaactcCAACTGCAGAAGGTTCCGAAAATGTtactgaaaatgaaataatagaaaatggagaaaaagaagaagaaggagaagaagagattgaagaaattgtcAGAACAGAAGCTCCAGTAGTTAAGGCTTCTGCATCTTCTGGTAACAAGAAAGATCTACGTTCTCCAATTTGTTGTATTTTGGGTCATGTCGATACTGGTAAGactaaattattagataaaattAGACAAACCAACGTTCAAGGTGGTGAAGCTGGTGGTATTACCCAACAAATTGGTGCTACATATTTCCCAATTGAAGCTATCAAACAAAAGACTCAAAAAATGGCCCAATATGAAAAACAAACTTTCGATGTTCCAGgtttattagttattgaTACTCCAGGTCACGAATCTTTCAGTAATTTACGTTCAAGAGGTTCCTCATTATGTAACATTGCCATTTTGGTCATTGATATCATGCATGGTTTAGAACAACAAACTATCGAATCcatcaaattattaagaGATAGAAAGGCTCCATTTATTGTTGCTTTGAATAAGATTGATAGATTATATGATTGGAAGACCACaccaaataattcattcaGAGATTCTTTTGATCAACAATCAAGAGCTGTCAAggatgaatttgaaacaagATTAAGTAATATCCAAGTGGCTTTAGCTGAACAAGGGTTAAATTCagaattatatttcaaaaataaaaacttGGCTAAATACGTCTCCATTGTCCCAACTTCTGCTGTAACAGGTGAAGGTGTTCCTGATTTATTatggttattattagaattgaCTCAAAAGAGAATGTCTAAACAATTAATGTACTTATCTCATGTGGAAGCTACTATTTTAGAAGTTAAAGTCGTTGAAGGTTTCGGTACTACCATCGATGTTATCTTATCCAATGGTTACTTAAGAGAAGGTGATCGTATTGTATTATGTGGTATGAATGGTCCAATTGTCACTAATATTAGAGCATTATTAACTCCTCAACCATTACGTGAACTACGTCTGAAATCTGAATATGTTCATCACAAGGAAGTAAAGGCCGCTTTAGGTGTCAAGATTGCTGCtaatgatttagaaaagGCTGTTTCCGGTTCGAGATTATTAGTTGTTGGTCCAGAAgatgacgaagaagatATGATGGATGAAGTTATGGATGATCTAACTGGGTTATTAGATTCTGTCGATAATTCTGGTAAGGGTGTTACTGTCCAAGCTTCCACATTAGGTTCTTTAGAAGCTTTGTTAGATTTCTTGAAAGATATGAAGATTCCAGTGATGTCTATTGGTCTAGGTCCTGTTTATAAACGTGATGTGATGAAGGCAGGTACTATGTTAGAAAGAGCTCCAGAATTTGCTGTAATGTTATGTTTCGATGTCAAGATTGATAAAGAAGCTGAACAATATGCTGAACAAGAAGgaattaaaatattcaatgcagatattatttatcatttgTTTGATGCATTTACCGCCTACCAAGAGAAATTATTGGAAGAACGTCGTAAGGATTTCCTTGATTACGCCATTTTCCCATGTGTCTTACAAACTTTacaaattattaacaaaCGTGGTCCAATGATTATTGGTGTTGATGTTATAGAGGGTGAACTACGTATTGGTACGCCGATTTGTGCTGTCAAGACAGACCCAACTACTaaggaaaagaatattCTACTATTAGGTAAAGTTAGCTCTTTGGAAATTAACCATCAAGCTGTTACTGAAGTTAAAAAGGGTCAAACAGCAGCAGGTGTTGCTGTTCGTTTAGAAGATCCATCTAGTCAACAACCTATCTGGGGTCGTCACGTTGATGAATCTGACACCTTGTACTCTATGATATCTAGAAGATCCATTGatactttgaaagataaGGCCTTCAGAGATCAAGTTTCTAGAGGTGATTGGttattgataaagaaattgaagcCAGTCTTCGGTATTGAATGA
- the NDAI0E03900 gene encoding uncharacterized protein: protein MSSITRTKSYITANTGEGDSINYEVSNEITNEVVSPFHDIPLKTPVDDIFNMVVEIPRWTNAKFEISKAAAWNPIVQDTTSDKKLRYVKNCFPYHGYIHNYGAFPQTWEDPKKKIDGGDIISNDKIDRKADPEKEAGGDNDPLDVLEIGSTVASTGQVKQVKVLGALALLDEGEIDWKIIAIDVKDPLHKELNDIGDVEKYCPGLLKATKEWFRIYKIPDGKPENKFALFGKPQNKRHALKIIEDAHGYWETLFEQRPPPEAISLVSQKSKNEQPPESDTQTEAKAPSSEDFNPKWYFTGSAEEEKKFNFNRYNIYV, encoded by the coding sequence ATGAGTAGCATTACTAGAACAAAAAGTTACATTACTGCAAATACTGGTGAAGGAGATTCCATAAATTACGAAGTTTCCAACGAAATAACGAATGAAGTTGTCTCTCCATTCCACGATATCCCATTAAAGACTCCAGtagatgatattttcaacATGGTTGTTGAAATCCCACGTTGGACTAACGCTAAATTCGAAATCTCAAAGGCAGCTGCATGGAACCCAATCGTCCAAGATACTACCAGTGacaaaaaattaagatACGTTAAAAATTGTTTCCCTTACCATGGTTACATTCACAACTATGGTGCCTTCCCACAAACTTGGGAAgatccaaaaaaaaaaattgatggAGGAGATATCATCtcaaatgataaaatcGATCGAAAAGCTGATCCTGAAAAGGAGGCCGGTGGTGACAACGATCCATTAGATGTCTTGGAAATCGGTAGTACTGTCGCTTCCACTGGCCAAGTCAAGCAAGTTAAAGTCCTTGGTGCGCTGGCTTTGCTAGACGAAGGTGAAATTGATTGGAAAATTATAGCTATTGACGTCAAGGATCCATTACATAAAGAATTGAACGATATTGGAGATGTTGAAAAATACTGTCCAGGTTTATTGAAAGCTACCAAAGAATGGTTCagaatttacaaaattccAGATGGTAAACCAGAAAACAAATTCGCTTTATTCGGTAAACCTCAGAATAAGCGACACGCTTTAAAAATCATCGAAGATGCTCACGGTTATTGGGAAACCTTGTTCGAGCAAAGGCCTCCACCCGAGGCTATCTCTTTGGTATCTCAAAAAAGTAAAAATGAACAGCCTCCGGAATCTGATACGCAAACAGAAGCGAAAGCTCCTTCAAGTGAGGATTTCAATCCCAAATGGTACTTCACTGGTTctgctgaagaagaaaaaaagtttaatttcaatagaTATAATATCTACGTATAG
- the NDAI0E03910 gene encoding uncharacterized protein (similar to Saccharomyces cerevisiae YAL037W and YOR342C; ancestral locus Anc_7.48): protein MSFDNQAYLADQNTAHRLDNDLYFGSLETLSTQLQSIKQNNIRFFIAIDIPSEQCAQLYNQVISNLYESKDDVIMINFESINSNINESSFQSDELLTSYRWNNTRLLQNLVNSLITPSPIPSPTHSEKNLNIMNYNNNIHENYNSNSPDILNELTYLLKGANKLDSNILTIQNIEKFQLFNDFLTIFKKFGNSFVFANNENNENLITLLISTVLKKNPTLNLIESLQFIKSLKSNDPSNTQELQDAKIFWCSPLINYHEFVRKNNMFWGISSNMNNNNNNNMINQQQFNYQTINSHYGNGNSLYQTPNSNRTRKLDSISQQQQQLQHGSSSSSPNKRSRGD from the coding sequence ATGTCATTCGACAACCAAGCATACTTAGCAGATCAGAATACTGCCCATCGTCTAGATAATGACTTATATTTCGGTTCCCTAGAAACATTATCTACACAACTCCAATctataaaacaaaataatattagatTCTTCATTGCTATTGATATTCCAAGTGAACAGTGTGCACAATTGTATAATCAAGTCATCTCAAACCTTTATGAATCCAAAGATGACGTCATAATGATCaattttgaatcaattaattccAATATAAATGAAAGTTCATTTCAATcagatgaattattaacatCTTACCGTTGGAATAATACTCGTTTACTTCAAAATTTGGTAAATTCACTAATAACACCCTCTCCAATACCTTCTCCGACTCATTCAGAGAAAAACCttaatataatgaattataataataacattcaTGAAAATTATAACTCAAACAGTCCGGACATTCTTAATGAACTAACTTATCTATTAAAAGGTGCAAATAAATTAGATTCTAATATTCTtacaattcaaaatattgaaaaatttcaacttttcaatgatttcttaACAATCTTTAAGAAATTCGGTAATTCTTTCGTCTTTGCTAATAAcgaaaataatgaaaatttaataacatTACTAATATCAACtgtattaaagaaaaatccaACTTTAAACCTTATTGAATCATTacaatttattaaaagTTTGAAATCTAATGATCCAAGTAATACACAAGAATTACAAGACGCTAAGATATTTTGGTGTAGTCCCTTGATTAATTATCATGAATTCGTAAGGAAAAATAACATGTTCTGGGGcatatcatcaaatatgaataataataataataataatatgataaaccaacaacaattcAATTATCAAACTATAAATTCTCACTATGGGAATGGGAATAGCTTGTACCAAAcaccaaattcaaatagaacaagaaaactAGATAGTATatcacaacaacaacaacaactcCAACATGGATCATCGTCCTCGTCACCAAATAAGAGATCCCGTGGtgattaa
- the TYE7 gene encoding Tye7p (similar to Saccharomyces cerevisiae TYE7 (YOR344C); ancestral locus Anc_7.47): MNTAFNTATTTAPMTEQISNTTNFNSWMFQPKFDTEEQEQEQDDLTTPHFIKKEQSSTSLSSSSSSSWFEPLENILSSTSASTSSMGSPLDENQFNLLPNLITVKKEKILPSTSTSNSNNTSPFDYDACDEETDFFFNSLANTNNNNTAAAGAAATALTASTEEEEDETTIKKQLQQSIINNSNKKRCSRKRLTPDQKQAHNKIEKKYRININTKIAKLQHIIPWVASEKTAFEVGDSMKLPDSTSNDLQQTLNSTGANTKLNKSMILEKAVDYILYLQNNERLYELEVQRLKKEIESLKQK; encoded by the coding sequence atgaatacCGCCTTTAATACTGCTACAACTACTGCTCCTATGACTGAACAAATCTCAAATACTACAAACTTCAATAGCTGGATGTTTCAACCAAAATTTGACACcgaagaacaagaacaagaacaagatgaTCTTACGACACCACATTTTATAAAGAAGGAACAATCTTCTAcatctctttcttcttcttcctcttcttcatgGTTCGAACCATTGGAGAATATTTTATCCTCTACATCTGCATCTACATCATCAATGGGATCCCCATTGGATGaaaatcaattcaatttaCTACCTAACCTAATCACCGTGAAAAAGGAGAAAATTTTACCAAGTACAAGTActagtaatagtaataacaCTTCTCCCTTCGATTACGATGCTTGTGATGAAGAAAcagattttttcttcaattctttagcaaataccaataataataataccgCTGCCGCCGGCGCTGCCGCCACCGCACTCACGGCGTcaacagaagaagaagaagacgaaaCCACgataaagaaacaattacaacaaagcattatcaacaatagtaataagaaaagatgTTCAAGGAAAAGGTTAACCCCTGATCAAAAACAAGCTCATAATAAAATcgagaaaaaatatagaataAACATTAACACCAAGATTGCAAAATTACAACATATTATCCCATGGGTAGCAAGTGAAAAAACAGCATTCGAAGTGGGTGATTCAATGAAATTACCAGATTCAACATCTAATGATTTACAACAAACTTTAAATTCAACTGGTGCAAATacaaaattgaataaaagtATGATCTTGGAAAAGGCAGTTGATTATATCCTTTATTTACAGAATAATGAACGTCTTTATGAATTAGAAGTTCAAAGattgaaaaaggaaattgaatctttgaaacaaaaataa